One part of the Hippoglossus hippoglossus isolate fHipHip1 chromosome 11, fHipHip1.pri, whole genome shotgun sequence genome encodes these proteins:
- the lrrc69 gene encoding leucine-rich repeat-containing protein 69, with the protein MAEFVVRASYGKATSLNLSSKKLKEVPQCVFSLTSLSVLLLNNNCINALPSQLTSLQHLAELNLGNNALKEIPAVLRHLESLKKLYLFSNQITAVSPEVMGALRNLVVLNLNHNQIQRLPPEIKSLRKLRHLSVLDNNLEEVPAELGHLTKLSEMNLTSNKLSRLPEQLYQCRELTKLHVARNQLTSLPEGIGALEKLQVLDVAGNKLSMFPVEFHLLPLKELHCEGNRFVHCEPMPSTQDAEVLTLKELVARFVLWENRNKFSLIHRMLPHYPHLTALLANGSCCAVCLRPFLTTWLECVHFVSLRKDMRIRSSLTIPVRAVLCSYKCFNTEGHSYYGVAIR; encoded by the exons ATGGCTGAATTCGTGGTCAGAGCTTCCTATGGTAAAGCGACGTCTCTGAATTTGAGCTCAAAGAAGCTGAAAGAGGttcctcagtgtgttttctctttaacaAGCCTGTCGGTTCTCCTGCTGAACAACAACTGTATCAATGCTCTGCCCTCACAGCTAACATCTCTCCAACAC CTGGCAGAGTTGAATCTGGGGAATAACGCCCTGAAGGAGATTCCAGCTGTTTTGCGCCACCTGGAGTCCTTGAAGAAACTTTATCTGTTCAGCAACCAGATAACAGCAGTTTCACCGGAAGTGATGG gtGCCCTACGAAATCTTGTTGTGCTCAATCTGAACCACAACCAAATACAGAGACTTCCTCCAGAGATTAAAAG TTTGAGGAAGCTTCGACATCTCAGTGTGCTGGACAATAACCTGGAGGAGGTCCCTGCTGAGCTGGGTCATCTCACCAAGCTGTCTGAGATGAACCTGACTTCCAACAAGCTGTCTCGGTTGCCTGAGCAGCTGTACCAGTGTCGCGAGCTGACCAAGCTCCACGTGGCCAGAAACCAGCTGACCAGCCTCCCAGAG GGGATTGGGGCTCTGGAAAAACTCCAGGTTCTCGATGTGGCTGGGAACAAGTTGTCCATGTTCCCTGTTGAG TTTCACCTGCTGCCCCTGAAGGAGCTGCACTGTGAAGGCAACAGGTTTGTGCACTGTGAGCCAATGCCGTCAACGCAGGATGCAGAAGTACTCACATTAAAG GAACTGGTTGCAAGATTTGTGTTGTGGGAGAACAGGAACAAGTTCTCTCTGATCCACAGGATGCTTCCCCACTACCCACATCTCACTGCTCTGTTAGCCAATggcagctgttgtgcagtttgCCTCCGCCCCTTTCTCACCACCTGGCTGGAGTGCGTGCATTTTGTCAGTCTGAGGAAG gacATGAGAATTAGGAGTTCATTGACTATTCCTGTCCGTGCCGTTCTCTGCTCCTACAAGTGCTTTAATACAGAAGGACACTCCTACTATGGCGTTGCTATAAGATGA
- the otud6b gene encoding deubiquitinase OTUD6B: MEEETPEEQLVKQQRKEKKDLQAKIQSMKNAVPKNDKKRRKQLTEEIAKLEADLSQKHEEEIGQRQSTPDVKVEELVNGVETMEMEDREHEEGKQTRVSKAQKRREKKATQDKERESRIAEAEVENLQGVRHQEGVKLAQKLAQQQLQIKEISSDGHCMYRAIEDQLAQRSKAGLTMSVKRLRSHTAEYMRGHVDDFLPFLTNPNTGDMFTTEEFEKYCSEVELTAAWGGQLELRALTQVLQLPIEVIQADSPAIKIGEEYKSEQITLVYMRHAYGLGEHYNSVERLKEPANAEDS; the protein is encoded by the exons CTAAAATCCAGAGCATGAAAAATGCGGTCCCCAAAAATGACaagaaaaggaggaagcagTTGACAGAGGAAATTGCCAAGCTGGAAGCGGACCTCAGTCAGAAACACGAGGAGGAAATCGGGCAGCGCCAATCTACACCTGACGTAAAG GTGGAAGAGTTGGTGAATGGAGTTGAGACCATGGAGATGGAGGATAGAGAACACGAGGAGGGCAAACAAACACGAGTATCAAAGGCCCAGAAGAGAAGG GAAAAGAAGGCTACACAGgacaaggagagggagagcaggataGCAGAGGCCGAGGTGGAGAACCTGCAGGGTGTGAGGCACCAGGAGGGCGTAAAGCTGGCTCAGAAACTCgcccagcagcagctccagatcAAGGAGATCTCCTCCGATGGCCACTGCATGTACCGAGCTATTGAAGATCAGCTGGCACAGCGATCAAAG gCTGGTTTAACCATGAGTGTGAAGAGGCTGCGGTCTCATACTGCCGAGTACATGAGAGGCCATGTTGATGACTTCCTGCCTTTCCTCACCAACCCCAACACTGgtgacatgttcacaacag AGGAGTTTGAGAAATACTGCAGTGAAGTGGAGCTCACAGCAGCTTGGGGTGGACAACTGGAG CTCCGAGCTTTGACCCAAGTTCTCCAGCTGCCGATAGAAGTGATCCAGGCTGATTCCCCAGCTATAAAAATTGGGGAGGAATATAAAAGCGAGCAGATCACCCTTGT CTACATGCGTCACGCCTATGGATTGGGAGAGCACTACAATTCCGTGGAGCGGCTAAAGGAACCAGCCAATGCCGAGGACAGCTGA